From a region of the Zerene cesonia ecotype Mississippi chromosome 11, Zerene_cesonia_1.1, whole genome shotgun sequence genome:
- the LOC119829941 gene encoding innexin inx2 has translation MDTYCWIYSTFTIPNRLVGRVGKDVVQPGVASHVDGQDEVKYHKYYQWVCFVLFFQAILFYVPRYLWKTWEGGRIKMLVLDLNCPVVGEDCKKDRKKLLVDYFRTNLHTQNFYAFRFFICEVLNFINVVGQIYFMDFFLDGEFSTYGRDVVRFTEMEPEEREDPMARVFPKVTKCTFHKYGPSGTVQKFDGLCVLPLNIVNEKIYVFLWFWFIILSILSGISLLYRAAVVAGPRVRLYLLRARSRLAPQDQVETVARQLQIGDWFVLYQLGKNIDPLIYKELMGDLAAKFEENDKDTV, from the coding sequence ATGGACACCTACTGCTGGATCTACTCGACGTTCACTATTCCTAACAGACTCGTGGGCCGAGTCGGCAAGGACGTTGTGCAACCGGGCGTCGCATCGCACGTGGACGGACAAGATGAGGTGAAATACCACAAATACTACCAGTGGGTGtgctttgttttgtttttccaAGCGATCCTATTCTATGTTCCACGTTATCTCTGGAAGACGTGGGAAGGAGGACGCATTAAGATGTTAGTCCTGGATCTCAATTGCCCGGTTGTTGGGGAAGATTGTAAAAAGGACCGCAAGAAACTGTTAGTAGACTATTTCAGAACAAACTTGCATACGCAAAATTTCTACGCCTTCCGTTTCTTTATCTGTGAAGTGCTGAATTTTATTAACGTCGTTGGACAAATATACTTCATGGACTTTTTCTTGGATGGTGAATTTTCAACGTACGGCCGAGACGTAGTCCGCTTCACTGAAATGGAACCAGAAGAGCGTGAAGACCCAATGGCGAGAGTGTTTCCCAAAGTTACAAAATGCACATTCCACAAATACGGTCCTTCGGGAACCGTGCAGAAGTTCGATGGGCTGTGTGTGTTGCCCCTGAACATCGTAAACGAGAAAATCTACGTGTTTCTGTGGTTCTGGTTCATCATCTTGTCGATTTTGAGCGGCATCTCGCTGCTGTATCGTGCCGCCGTGGTGGCCGGACCGCGTGTGCGTCTCTACCTGTTGCGTGCACGTAGCCGCCTCGCTCCGCAAGATCAAGTCGAGACGGTGGCGCGGCAATTGCAAATCGGCGATTGGTTCGTCTTGTATCAACTCGGAAAAAATATCGATCCGTTGATTTACAAAGAGCTGATGGGCGACCTAGCGGCAAAGTTCGAAGAAAACGACAAGGACACAGTGTAG